One Arthrobacter sp. StoSoilB20 DNA segment encodes these proteins:
- a CDS encoding putative toxin: protein MKKFRDVASGETYAPQDVALRQDLRLTVVRLSMIGGEHVRAGASKALSEGDAAMNTFVTQGWRAAWVGDNRTQVTFLLDSGTPHVRSSASKMLDHGTEQNIQDFLLTGKVKAQELDNRIATYRLIDSGSKSVKLAAQAALDTGSPQLIEDFLRYGQFVAAARDIETASIQQLVDQAKAASDIARGEKLKAQESSKQAVAASLAAKQALEKAKAEAAQGQRNAEKATSAAKRAASLADQAANAADIAVSAAQEARQAMLAAANAASNAAAATSRANIAASNALVAASSAASNAGMASAARTAAEVARDAAKNAQFAKDAADASRVAIQESLNAANAAGGAQQNAIDAANLAAAAAGEAGVSAEEAAKARAAADRAKNAANRADAAVRKVASLAAQATAAANEASAAAAAAIINANNAAAAADQAAAAAGQADLNAQRATTAANNAISAANAATAAVTLAKNTAAQARSVDSERLATEREYGIAQAAAAKEVEAIRLSTEKTSKDQAKTDAATTQQLLTQLTAPGANIASLMPAARKAILGLAKIGGSWVKAGAEAALTGDDAGIVAYIKTGRQVALEQDQFDEAMTYAYKAPLAITIAAQEALDSGEEAVAEFVTTTRYQLEAGEMRVRATYLLDTGGQHVRAAASNALDSADPNAVRIFLEEQYQAQKDLDDRIAATYVLDTGGPEARVAAEVALEGPVSAMRYFIKSRLKEATARDLETKSHVAAIDANISKAAKYAFQAQADAYEAARVAAVARQASADANNYAAQAATYKNNAAASAATAVTQANQAKDSAAQAEQSLATARQAAEQARADAKTAQAHAADAATSASNAAAAAATASQAAANAQQSAVNAGKDAEAAAAAATEAVTIATNLQREEDAAANMAKAAANTTGDVSPDELAAAEAAGGPEAAEELRKAHETLAEGDITDFIIKEGGQLLLDFFGVTDIINCFTKGDIGACGMALIGVLPIGKLFKAAEAIALVGRILPKAAAFFTRHQDAIKAIEKNANNPAVCSVGGAGRVSALSGASTLVVTAGVYRKNPTGTSQPLMQRASAHSCGFDNLNPAFATPPKGASLIGRWGEHAVEQLLGVSLSGKTGVKINGMSRMRFPDHMEQIGGKLTGNVIEVKNVKQFRMTSQIRDFLKYADYGDATKPAKGTLIVYTRASTKGTGDIADTSKEVRDLIAAGKIKFLPFPDTIH, encoded by the coding sequence ATGAAGAAATTCCGCGACGTGGCCAGCGGCGAAACCTACGCGCCCCAAGACGTCGCCCTACGTCAGGACCTTCGCCTGACGGTGGTTAGGCTCTCCATGATCGGTGGGGAGCACGTCCGAGCCGGTGCCTCGAAGGCTCTCAGCGAGGGTGACGCCGCCATGAACACTTTCGTCACTCAGGGCTGGCGCGCAGCCTGGGTCGGCGACAACCGCACCCAAGTCACGTTCCTGCTCGACTCCGGGACCCCGCATGTCCGGTCTTCTGCGTCCAAGATGCTCGACCACGGCACCGAACAGAACATCCAGGACTTTCTTCTCACTGGCAAGGTCAAGGCACAGGAGCTTGATAATCGGATCGCGACGTACCGACTGATTGATTCAGGTTCGAAAAGCGTCAAACTCGCCGCCCAAGCTGCCCTCGATACCGGTTCCCCCCAGCTCATCGAGGACTTCCTCCGATACGGACAATTCGTCGCCGCCGCCAGGGACATCGAAACAGCCTCCATCCAGCAACTGGTAGATCAGGCCAAGGCAGCCAGTGACATCGCCCGTGGGGAAAAGCTCAAGGCCCAGGAATCCTCCAAACAGGCCGTCGCGGCCTCTTTGGCAGCAAAACAAGCGCTGGAGAAGGCCAAAGCCGAAGCCGCCCAAGGACAACGCAACGCAGAGAAAGCCACGTCGGCAGCCAAACGTGCAGCCAGCCTCGCTGACCAGGCAGCCAACGCAGCAGATATCGCCGTCAGCGCCGCTCAGGAAGCACGCCAGGCGATGCTCGCCGCAGCCAACGCCGCTTCCAACGCCGCGGCGGCAACCTCCCGAGCGAACATCGCCGCATCCAACGCCCTTGTTGCAGCGTCCTCCGCTGCCAGCAACGCCGGCATGGCCTCAGCTGCCCGCACAGCCGCAGAAGTAGCCCGCGACGCGGCAAAGAACGCGCAGTTCGCCAAGGACGCCGCCGACGCATCCCGTGTCGCGATCCAAGAATCCCTGAACGCGGCGAACGCTGCTGGCGGCGCGCAACAAAACGCCATCGACGCCGCTAACCTTGCAGCAGCAGCGGCTGGCGAAGCCGGCGTGTCCGCCGAGGAAGCCGCCAAAGCCCGGGCGGCCGCGGACAGGGCCAAGAATGCGGCTAACCGCGCCGACGCTGCCGTCCGGAAGGTCGCGTCCCTCGCCGCGCAAGCCACCGCTGCAGCCAACGAAGCAAGTGCAGCAGCCGCAGCAGCCATCATCAACGCCAACAACGCCGCCGCAGCGGCAGATCAGGCAGCGGCAGCCGCCGGGCAAGCCGACCTCAATGCTCAGCGGGCCACCACCGCAGCGAATAACGCCATCAGTGCCGCGAACGCCGCCACAGCAGCCGTAACACTCGCCAAAAACACAGCAGCGCAGGCCCGTTCTGTTGATTCCGAACGGCTGGCTACCGAACGCGAATACGGAATCGCCCAAGCTGCGGCGGCAAAAGAGGTCGAAGCGATCCGCCTCAGCACCGAAAAAACATCCAAAGACCAAGCCAAAACCGACGCGGCGACCACCCAGCAGCTCCTGACCCAGCTCACCGCGCCCGGGGCGAATATCGCCTCACTCATGCCAGCGGCCAGGAAGGCAATTCTCGGTCTGGCAAAGATCGGCGGATCCTGGGTCAAAGCTGGTGCCGAAGCAGCTCTGACCGGCGACGACGCCGGCATCGTCGCTTACATCAAAACCGGCCGCCAGGTCGCGCTCGAACAAGACCAGTTCGACGAAGCAATGACCTACGCCTACAAAGCCCCCTTGGCGATCACCATCGCCGCCCAGGAAGCCCTGGATAGTGGCGAGGAAGCCGTTGCTGAATTCGTCACCACCACCCGGTACCAGCTCGAAGCCGGCGAAATGCGCGTCCGAGCCACCTACCTGTTGGACACCGGAGGCCAGCACGTCCGCGCCGCGGCTTCCAACGCACTCGATAGCGCAGACCCTAACGCGGTCAGGATCTTCCTTGAAGAGCAATACCAGGCCCAGAAAGACCTCGATGACCGCATCGCGGCCACCTATGTCCTGGACACCGGCGGCCCCGAAGCACGGGTCGCAGCCGAGGTAGCACTCGAAGGTCCCGTCTCTGCCATGCGGTATTTCATCAAATCCCGCCTTAAAGAGGCCACAGCCCGCGACCTCGAAACAAAATCGCACGTCGCCGCTATCGACGCCAACATCTCCAAGGCAGCCAAGTACGCCTTCCAGGCACAGGCCGACGCGTACGAAGCCGCACGGGTAGCCGCAGTCGCCCGGCAAGCCAGCGCCGATGCCAACAACTACGCCGCCCAGGCAGCAACGTACAAAAACAACGCCGCGGCCTCAGCTGCAACAGCAGTGACCCAAGCCAACCAAGCAAAAGACTCAGCAGCGCAAGCCGAGCAATCACTCGCAACAGCCCGACAAGCTGCCGAACAAGCACGCGCCGACGCCAAAACGGCGCAAGCCCACGCAGCCGACGCAGCAACCTCCGCGAGCAACGCGGCAGCCGCGGCCGCCACGGCAAGCCAAGCAGCTGCCAACGCACAGCAATCAGCCGTCAACGCGGGCAAGGACGCCGAAGCCGCAGCCGCGGCAGCCACAGAAGCAGTCACCATCGCCACCAACCTCCAACGCGAGGAAGACGCCGCCGCCAACATGGCAAAAGCTGCCGCGAACACCACCGGCGACGTCAGCCCGGACGAGCTCGCAGCAGCCGAAGCTGCCGGCGGCCCTGAAGCGGCAGAGGAACTCCGCAAGGCGCACGAAACTCTCGCCGAAGGTGACATTACCGACTTCATCATCAAGGAAGGCGGCCAGCTCCTCCTGGACTTCTTCGGAGTCACCGACATCATCAACTGCTTCACCAAGGGCGACATCGGAGCCTGCGGCATGGCGCTCATCGGCGTACTACCCATCGGCAAACTCTTCAAAGCAGCCGAAGCCATCGCCCTCGTCGGCCGCATCCTCCCCAAAGCAGCAGCCTTCTTCACTCGCCACCAAGACGCCATCAAGGCGATTGAAAAGAACGCCAACAACCCAGCCGTCTGCTCAGTCGGGGGTGCGGGCAGGGTCAGTGCCCTCTCAGGAGCATCTACCCTCGTCGTCACCGCTGGTGTGTATAGAAAGAACCCGACAGGCACCAGCCAGCCCCTCATGCAAAGGGCATCCGCCCACAGTTGCGGCTTCGATAACCTCAACCCCGCCTTCGCAACACCGCCCAAGGGAGCTTCACTCATCGGACGATGGGGCGAACACGCGGTCGAACAGCTACTTGGCGTCAGCCTCTCGGGGAAGACAGGCGTCAAGATCAACGGGATGAGCAGAATGCGATTCCCCGACCACATGGAACAAATCGGTGGGAAACTAACTGGTAATGTCATCGAGGTCAAGAATGTAAAGCAGTTCAGGATGACAAGCCAAATCCGGGACTTCCTTAAGTACGCCGATTACGGTGACGCCACCAAACCAGCCAAGGGCACACTGATCGTCTACACACGTGCAAGCACGAAGGGAACCGGTGATATCGCCGACACTTCAAAGGAGGTGCGGGACCTTATCGCCGCAGGAAAGATCAAGTTCTTACCTTTCCCTGACACGATTCACTAG
- a CDS encoding DUF4253 domain-containing protein, with product MTTVDEIQKILTGHGFPSPLQAVTPAGVPALVWDPELAGEASWQVQRELTGKLPGWHVFTYGAEPSDPEELAEAWEEQGPAEVPAYSVSVGNLVAVQVENPGDVVHALEWEGADNLGTRTELAALLRRWNRLAGAVPVHLSDTDNATLVLAVPDLPKIQDELEQACDEIAIISTNPGRTALIELWWD from the coding sequence GTGACAACGGTGGACGAGATTCAAAAAATTCTCACCGGACACGGGTTTCCCTCTCCGCTCCAGGCAGTGACCCCGGCCGGTGTGCCGGCGCTGGTCTGGGACCCCGAGCTGGCCGGCGAGGCATCGTGGCAGGTTCAGCGGGAGCTCACAGGGAAACTACCGGGCTGGCATGTCTTCACCTACGGAGCGGAACCCTCAGACCCTGAGGAACTCGCCGAAGCATGGGAAGAACAAGGCCCCGCAGAGGTTCCGGCATACAGCGTCAGTGTAGGGAACCTGGTTGCTGTCCAGGTCGAGAATCCCGGTGACGTCGTCCACGCCCTTGAATGGGAGGGCGCCGACAACCTGGGCACACGGACCGAACTCGCGGCGCTGCTACGCCGCTGGAACCGGCTGGCCGGCGCTGTGCCAGTGCACCTCTCGGACACAGACAACGCCACCCTCGTCCTGGCCGTCCCGGACCTACCTAAAATCCAAGACGAACTGGAACAAGCCTGCGACGAAATCGCCATCATCTCCACTAACCCAGGCAGGACCGCTCTCATCGAACTCTGGTGGGACTAG